In Thermosipho africanus Ob7, a genomic segment contains:
- a CDS encoding permease, with protein sequence MKEFVIILTIFLIFYFVPFNASIVQDSILNGFQMLQEYAREHVLLCLVPAFFIAGTISVMLKKDAVLKLLGPTAKRIISYPIAAVSGGILAVCSCTILPLFGGIYKKGAGIGPATTFLFAGPAINIAAIFLTARVLGWDLGLARLIATITAAILIGLIMELLFQEKGEGGFITTEEKSENGLKVLVFFLLQLAFLIIGGLKINPAVKYTTMFVISIIVFLMAVFSFKRDTTKSWLEETWDFAKKILPYLFIGVFLAGIITKLLPQEVVTKILGSNGILSNLFASVIGMFMYFATLTEVPIVQALRELGMAKGPTLALLMAGNSLSLPSMIVITRLFGKKKAFTYFTLVVIFSTIFGLIYGRI encoded by the coding sequence GTGAAGGAGTTTGTGATTATTTTAACAATATTTTTAATATTCTACTTTGTCCCATTTAATGCTTCTATCGTTCAAGATAGCATATTAAATGGATTTCAAATGCTACAAGAATATGCAAGAGAGCATGTATTGCTTTGTCTTGTACCGGCATTCTTTATTGCCGGAACCATAAGTGTCATGCTAAAAAAAGATGCTGTACTAAAGCTTTTAGGACCAACTGCAAAAAGGATTATTTCTTACCCCATTGCAGCAGTAAGTGGTGGAATACTTGCAGTATGCTCTTGTACCATTCTTCCGCTTTTTGGAGGGATATATAAAAAAGGTGCTGGAATTGGACCGGCAACCACGTTTCTTTTTGCTGGACCTGCAATAAACATAGCTGCAATATTTTTAACTGCTAGAGTTCTTGGCTGGGATCTAGGACTGGCAAGATTAATAGCAACTATAACTGCTGCTATACTGATTGGTCTGATAATGGAATTATTATTCCAAGAAAAAGGTGAAGGTGGTTTTATTACAACAGAAGAAAAAAGCGAAAATGGTCTAAAAGTTCTTGTATTTTTCTTGCTACAACTTGCATTCTTAATAATTGGTGGGTTGAAAATTAATCCAGCAGTTAAGTATACAACAATGTTTGTCATATCAATTATTGTATTTTTAATGGCAGTGTTTTCATTTAAAAGAGATACTACAAAAAGCTGGCTGGAAGAAACTTGGGATTTTGCAAAAAAGATTTTGCCTTACCTTTTTATTGGAGTATTTTTAGCGGGAATAATAACCAAACTTCTTCCTCAAGAAGTGGTTACAAAAATACTTGGAAGCAACGGAATACTTTCAAATCTTTTTGCATCAGTTATTGGAATGTTTATGTATTTTGCAACACTTACTGAAGTACCAATTGTTCAGGCTTTAAGAGAACTTGGAATGGCAAAAGGGCCAACACTTGCACTCCTTATGGCAGGAAATTCTTTGAGCCTTCCAAGTATGATTGTTATAACAAGACTTTTTGGAAAGAAAAAAGCATTTACATACTTTACCTTGGTAGTAATATTCTCTACTATATTTGGTTTAATATACGGAAGAATATAA
- a CDS encoding thioredoxin family protein, protein MAKKIEILGSGCPRCKQTEKIMKMAVEELNIDATIEKVQDINEIISRGVVATPAVAIDGKIVISGKIPTLEEAKKLLQ, encoded by the coding sequence ATGGCAAAAAAGATTGAAATTTTAGGAAGTGGATGTCCAAGATGCAAACAAACTGAAAAAATAATGAAAATGGCAGTAGAAGAACTAAATATCGATGCAACTATTGAAAAAGTACAAGATATCAACGAGATTATCTCTCGCGGAGTTGTTGCAACACCAGCTGTTGCAATCGATGGAAAAATAGTTATTTCTGGAAAAATTCCTACACTCGAAGAAGCAAAAAAGCTTTTACA
- a CDS encoding ArsR/SmtB family transcription factor — translation MEKFEEAASILKALGHPIRLKILYLLSEKEHCVCELLSQINTSQPNLSQHLSILRNLKLIKDERNGNMVIYKLQDNKIVKAILSALK, via the coding sequence GTGGAAAAATTCGAAGAGGCTGCAAGCATTTTAAAGGCACTTGGACATCCAATTAGACTTAAGATATTATACCTACTAAGTGAAAAAGAACATTGTGTTTGTGAACTTCTATCACAAATAAATACGAGCCAACCAAACCTTTCACAGCATCTTTCTATCTTAAGAAATTTAAAATTAATCAAAGATGAAAGAAATGGCAACATGGTAATATACAAATTGCAAGATAACAAGATTGTTAAAGCTATTCTCAGCGCTTTAAAATAA
- a CDS encoding MATE family efflux transporter — MEIYKKIFAIALPIALQQFLSTGVNFVDTLMIGKLGEVAIASVGLSNQFFFLYNLILFGLISGGSIFFSQFWGKKDLDGIAKSSAVTSATALLFSAVFFTLSFFFPQTVMRFFSPDPLVISEGIIYLKIISFSFPIFALSMVFSFVLRSVEKAHIPMYVTIVELSTNVFLNYSLIFGKFGFPKLGILGAAIATLIARIVGLVSLILIIKVKNLPGFFTLKHLEMIDKKFLKNFFHYTLPTIANEFAWSFGMTMYSVIYAHMSTQTIAARNIMGTIEGFAYSFTFSIASAASVIVGNYLGASRFEEAFDVSKKVIKLSQIVAIISGTLTVILSYYIVNFFDVSDEVKMLVRVTITISMAFIPIKVFNGLNIVGFLRAGGDTRYSFMVEAGTLWLLGVPFAAFSGLVLKFSLPIVYLFTMSDEIAKAIILYSRYHSRKWVKNVVEKL; from the coding sequence ATGGAAATATATAAAAAAATATTTGCAATTGCACTTCCTATTGCATTACAACAATTTTTATCTACTGGTGTCAATTTTGTTGATACCTTAATGATTGGAAAACTTGGTGAAGTTGCAATTGCAAGTGTGGGACTTTCAAATCAATTTTTCTTTTTATACAATCTTATATTATTCGGACTCATATCTGGTGGATCCATCTTTTTTTCACAATTTTGGGGAAAAAAAGATCTTGATGGAATAGCAAAATCATCCGCAGTAACAAGTGCTACTGCCTTACTTTTTTCTGCAGTATTTTTTACTCTTTCTTTTTTCTTTCCACAGACTGTTATGAGGTTCTTTAGCCCTGATCCACTTGTAATTAGTGAAGGAATTATTTATTTAAAAATTATCTCTTTTTCTTTTCCTATATTTGCTTTGAGTATGGTCTTTTCTTTTGTTTTAAGAAGTGTAGAAAAGGCTCATATTCCGATGTATGTAACGATAGTAGAACTATCAACAAATGTATTTTTAAATTATAGCTTAATCTTTGGAAAGTTTGGCTTTCCAAAACTTGGTATTTTAGGCGCGGCTATAGCAACCCTTATTGCAAGAATAGTTGGACTTGTTAGTTTAATTTTGATTATAAAGGTAAAAAATCTTCCAGGATTTTTTACACTAAAACATCTTGAGATGATTGATAAGAAATTTTTAAAAAACTTTTTCCATTACACACTACCTACAATTGCTAATGAATTTGCTTGGTCTTTTGGTATGACTATGTATTCTGTTATATACGCTCATATGAGCACTCAAACAATAGCGGCAAGAAACATAATGGGAACTATTGAAGGATTTGCGTATTCCTTTACATTTTCTATTGCATCAGCTGCATCCGTTATTGTTGGAAATTATCTTGGTGCATCTAGATTTGAAGAAGCTTTTGATGTTTCAAAAAAGGTAATAAAGCTTTCACAGATTGTAGCAATTATTTCTGGCACTTTGACTGTTATTCTTTCCTACTACATAGTAAACTTCTTTGATGTTTCTGATGAGGTAAAAATGCTCGTTAGAGTAACTATAACAATTTCCATGGCCTTTATACCCATCAAGGTCTTTAATGGTTTAAACATTGTTGGTTTTTTAAGAGCAGGTGGCGATACTAGATACTCTTTTATGGTTGAAGCAGGAACTTTATGGCTTCTTGGAGTTCCTTTTGCAGCATTTTCAGGACTTGTTTTAAAATTTTCATTGCCAATTGTTTATCTTTTTACTATGAGTGATGAAATAGCAAAGGCAATTATCCTCTATTCAAGATATCACAGTAGAAAATGGGTAAAAAACGTTGTTGAAAAACTATAG